DNA sequence from the Labrus bergylta chromosome 13, fLabBer1.1, whole genome shotgun sequence genome:
ATGGGAGTCAAGAGAAGGACACTAAGAGGTCTGATAAAGCGAGGTAAGCCTACAGTCATCTTCATCTTCGACCATTATAGGTCAGCTTGTTATGAAGGAAATGTGAAACTCATGTGATCTCGCAACAGGTCCCTGGCCACCTCCAACAGGATGCAACAAGTCAGCATTCTCCTGGCAGGAACTCTCGACAaggtaaacaaaataatttccTATTCTTAAATAGTCATTTTGTCATGCCGTAGTAGAGTCTTCTGGGTGATAAACAGATGCTTTGCTATTTTTCAGCTGAGCCATGATTTTCCAGAGACACCAGTGAGTGTGAGGCACAGTAAGGTGCGGCCTGCGGTGGAGAAGCCCCACTGGCCCAAGACCTTTTTCATCCAGCAGCCGAGGAAGCAGTGAACAACACTTGTTTAATAaaaaggatgaagaagaagaaaaacgcCCCGTGGGAATTCTGTTAAGTCAACTGTGAAAGACAAATATTAAGTGTTAgacacaggaggagggggggggggggggctgacagGTTGTTTGTGAAGTGTCTGTTGAGGGAGAGAAAGCTTTTGTTGAGCTCCACATTTACTTTCTAGAAAGAAttaactctttttttcatgCTGTTCTTCTTTGTGAGAAATCTATAAACCAGCATTAAATGTGCCTTTTCTAGTGTTGTAAGGGACATGCTGTATTGTTCACCAGCTGACGAATAACAGATGGCTTCTGGGTATGTTAACCATGAGGTGATGTTTTCAGacagtttttttccccagtgAAATCTTTCATATGTAATGCTTGGCACTAAGTagatttaataaataaatattgcatgGTGTCATCAGACCTGGATCTCCTTATTTCTGATTCTTCTGTAGTAGGCAACGATGGGCACTAGGTGGCAATATTTAACTGTTAAGCAACTTGAAGgctgagatgagatgagattcaactttattgtcattacacatatacaagtatagagtaatgaaatgaggtttggcatctcaccagaagtgcaaataagcagaaagtgcaagagtctgtgctatgtacagtaattgcaaaatttacagatgtagccaaaaaaagtgaattattaggtaaatctggatggctggattaatgggatgcaataaatataaataaatgctataaataagtaatgctacaaaataagtgtgtttttaggattataatatacagattaagatgcagtgagcatgctatactaataatatacagattaaggtgcagtgagcatgctatactaataatatacagattaagatgcagtgagcatgttatacaagtttacagataatttaaagaatatgaacatactataatacaataataatacagatggatgagagatgagtgtgtgtgtgaccaggaggagaggtggggggatgatgggtgtgaggtgatatggaggggaaaggggggtcaaaAGGCTGTTGATGTTCTTGAAAATCCAAGTTTTAAGGCCCTTAAAAATCACTACATTAACATGTTAGAAGCTTTTATACAGAACGCCCTGCATTGCCAAGTCATAGATGTTgcttaaagattttttttacataccaCTTTAAGAGTAAACGAGTCTTTAAATGCCCCCTGTTCCTCTGACTGTTCCTAGCTTTTATTTCTTGTCActcaataaaacacagaaactgcTTGACTTAGCTTGAGGGTAAAATACTCAAACACGCGTGATAGCAGTCGGGTGTTTTTTCTGAAAACCTaaattgtggtttttttttatttatttttttataaacatcaagttacaaaaaaaatagatttaagaTCACAACATTACATGCAAAGTTTGATCATGACCATATTATACCTATATATGAATGCAGGGCTCCTACATGCACCATTCAAGATTCCATGTAATTTACCTTCTTTTTCTTATCTGCATATCCATGAAAGGTCAAAATGCCATTCTCCCAGCCCACAGCagtgtaacagaaaaaaactaatattttaccttaagcctttaaaatgaaaaacaacattaccACATTAATTAGAGCCAGCCGGAGGATTGTTTAGGTACAGCAGAAACTATCATGCAATGAAACACATTTGGCTGCCTTATCATACTTGTGTCACATTTTACAAACTCTTTATGAAGACTACCTTATGTTTAACATGATTGTTGTTCAGGCAGACCTTGGATTTGGGGAATTTTCTGGGAGACTGTATGATTTTAGGCTCATGTTCATGAAAACACGCCCGGGGTGAATTGTAAATGAGTTGGAAAAAATGGCGATGCTTGGCCAAGTGAGTTATGAACAGTTAGCTGGTTCCCACGTTAGATTCCTCAGCCTGCTAACTGTGTTTGTTCATTTCATGTATGCGCTGAACAATGAAcctgatgatttaaaaaacctTGTGAAATTAGgcatatataaaaatgaaaagaaaaccgTAAGATTAGGATATAAAAGCTACCTGCAGCAAAACCCTCtggttaaaatgttgattttaaaagtgatttttcaCAACAAGCAGTTTGAGTTGTCAATGCAGAAAAGGCCTTGGTGTTACTTAAAGCAATAATGGTGGCTCTGTTCTGTTCAAGTGTCCCAAAAAGCATAACAAATTGGGATTGTACAAGATGATAGGATGTTTAAACTAATACTGTTTAAGCAAAAGTAATGTCATTAAGTGAACAGTGAACAACATATTGTAGAAAAATAGTAATATACTGGAAACCCTGCTTCCACTATTCTACTGTAACTCAACAAAATACAGCAACTACTGTAATTCATAACATTGTATCTTTACAGTGACACACTACTGTTGATTACacagaattttaaaatgaactgtAAAATACAAGAGCTCCACTGGTGCCAGTATTTTACTGTTATGACAAACTTTAACAGTGTGTGACAAACGTTTGACAAACAAATATTAgcattttctttcaaaacaactttaacaaaCAACGTGTGACTAAAGACGAATACACAACAGAAATCTATCCCTCAGCTGTCAACACGTTGATCCTGATAGTTCTAGTATTTCTCCCTGTTGGTGTGTGTTCATAAACGGGCCTTTATGTTTGCACTATGAAGTCGACCAACAATAACTGAACTTTCTTTCACAAACAAAAGGCTTGATGATAACTTTGTAAACACAGTGTGCTGACCCTGAATTCTCAGTGATGCTCATGCTGTTCACACATGCCTTTGATACGATCACCCTTTCTGATGTTCAGAGACCTCTGCTGCTCTGTATGAGGAGTAGAGCAGTTGGTGGTCTTCTGACTTGCAGACGGGGTGCATTTTATTGCCAGTGTCTGCCCGTTCTCGACCATCTGAGGAGCCTCACTGACCCCGAGACGCCTACCTAACTGCTGAGAAAACACTCTGCACTGACTGAAAAACACTGCCTCACAAAGAAATGGGATAATGGAGGAGATGAGGTTTACAGACctaaaatgttcttcttcttttttcataaTGGTAAACTTGAAGTTTTACAAACGTATATTGAAGCCAAACAAAAagcaatacaaatataaaaatcaacATGTTCCTGTTATTACCCTGTGGTTTAAAATGATCTTAGTGAGATTTTCCACAAGCTGCAATACATTTTGTTACCTCATGATGTCACTATAGACTAAAGTGTAGAATGACTTTCACCATGTAAGATCAGTCAGAGAGTCTAAAGCCTTAAGATGTAAAAACAATTATCAAGCAGCCTCAGCATTAATATGCACAATTATAAGTTTGTTAGTTACAGTTTTGTacaacatgcattttttttttagaaataagGTAATAATTAGAT
Encoded proteins:
- the dap1b gene encoding death-associated protein-like 1 homolog, with the translated sequence MVQQLNKSGARDSPLLKAGHPPAVKAGGKRVAKKSAEDSGTHGSQEKDTKRSDKARSLATSNRMQQVSILLAGTLDKLSHDFPETPVSVRHSKVRPAVEKPHWPKTFFIQQPRKQ